Proteins co-encoded in one Leptospira stimsonii genomic window:
- a CDS encoding YceI family protein produces the protein MKRIILFYSLILLPFVAGFSEEATKNKNCSYSYDHSSTKFGWKAFKFTEKTGVGGSFEKIEVDGTSSGKSPEKALKGLKFTIDPNTINSSNNERDAKIKSAFFYPLKKNGKIEGKVLSVELNSEKKAGKGVIQLQFNGITKKIDVNFSISEESQIEATSKIELGDFKALTSVEALNQVCNDLHKGKDGISKLWPDVDLTISTKLKSECK, from the coding sequence ATGAAACGAATCATTCTATTCTATTCTTTGATCCTCCTTCCATTTGTCGCCGGATTTTCCGAAGAAGCGACCAAAAACAAAAACTGTTCCTACTCTTACGATCATTCTTCGACGAAGTTCGGTTGGAAGGCGTTTAAGTTTACGGAGAAGACCGGGGTCGGCGGTTCTTTCGAAAAGATTGAAGTGGACGGAACTTCGTCCGGGAAGTCTCCGGAAAAAGCTTTGAAGGGACTCAAATTTACGATCGATCCGAACACAATCAATTCTTCGAATAACGAGAGGGACGCAAAGATCAAGTCTGCTTTCTTTTATCCTCTGAAGAAAAACGGAAAAATCGAAGGAAAGGTATTATCTGTCGAGTTGAATTCCGAGAAGAAAGCGGGGAAGGGAGTGATACAACTTCAGTTCAACGGGATTACGAAGAAAATCGACGTGAACTTCTCCATCTCGGAAGAATCGCAGATCGAAGCAACGAGCAAAATCGAACTCGGAGATTTCAAGGCTCTTACTTCGGTGGAGGCCCTGAACCAAGTCTGCAACGACCTTCACAAAGGAAAGGACGGAATTTCGAAACTCTGGCCGGACGTGGATCTAACGATCTCAACAAAACTCAAGAGCGAATGTAAGTAA
- the thiL gene encoding thiamine-phosphate kinase: MKEKSNLKESEIIRALYPPGSLQTDDCYLDGEGRIYTTDTICEGTHFRTEWSGPREIARKLVEVNVSDIAAGGGVPTKAFLNLGLSAEFSKEEWILPFSQSLGTTLSSYGITLCGGDTYRSPSLNLTLTLVGTSTIPWKRSGGKKGDFLYLTGSVGLSQLGYKILSEQAHVPEPLRSLALEKHLTPRARLEIAKELSKQFSLSSCMDLTDGLLQDLPKLSASSEIGLEIFLERIPLPSGSSAFLRMEEALGSGEELELLFLSSQELPNTLCGISISKIGKATSDWKGVRYFEKGSEIQFEDSGFKHF, encoded by the coding sequence TTGAAGGAAAAGTCGAATTTGAAAGAATCGGAAATCATCCGCGCGCTCTACCCGCCCGGATCTTTACAAACTGACGACTGTTATCTGGACGGAGAAGGTCGGATCTACACTACGGACACGATCTGTGAAGGAACTCATTTTCGAACCGAATGGAGCGGCCCTCGAGAAATCGCTCGAAAACTCGTAGAAGTCAACGTTTCGGACATCGCCGCCGGAGGTGGAGTTCCCACAAAAGCATTCTTAAACCTCGGGCTCAGCGCAGAATTCTCAAAAGAAGAATGGATTCTTCCCTTCTCGCAATCACTCGGCACAACTCTTTCTTCCTATGGAATCACACTTTGCGGAGGAGACACGTATCGTTCCCCTTCTCTCAATCTCACTCTTACCTTGGTAGGAACTTCTACAATTCCTTGGAAACGTTCCGGAGGAAAGAAGGGTGATTTTCTCTATCTCACAGGTTCCGTCGGACTCTCTCAACTCGGTTATAAAATTCTTAGCGAACAAGCGCACGTGCCCGAACCTCTTCGAAGTTTGGCGTTGGAAAAACATCTGACTCCGAGAGCTCGTCTGGAAATCGCGAAGGAACTCTCAAAACAGTTTTCTCTTTCTTCTTGTATGGATCTCACCGATGGCCTCCTCCAAGACCTCCCAAAACTTTCCGCTTCTTCCGAGATCGGTCTGGAAATTTTCTTGGAAAGGATTCCGCTTCCGTCGGGTTCGTCTGCGTTCTTGAGAATGGAGGAAGCGCTCGGCTCGGGAGAAGAATTGGAACTTCTTTTCCTTTCTTCACAAGAACTCCCGAACACGTTATGCGGAATTTCTATTTCGAAGATCGGAAAAGCAACCTCCGACTGGAAAGGAGTTCGTTACTTCGAGAAGGGTTCTGAAATTCAATTCGAAGATTCCGGTTTCAAACATTTTTAG
- a CDS encoding DUF2878 family protein yields the protein MSSLKLKILEHPGKLFVVLVLGGIGLALCDQIHVQYGVLKYVHNGPWGQAWWVAPQFILATFFMYIGALLFRKEIGAFKGKEFSISVLWFVAAYFASGLFAVWPYSLATSYFLFWVIRIYFNEEKLQLALFSVVLAVSGTLMEGLISRAGLFVYTQPDYLLVPVWLPGLYLHGAPLIWSLVSWIRK from the coding sequence ATGTCATCTTTGAAGCTGAAAATTTTAGAACACCCCGGCAAACTTTTCGTCGTGCTCGTATTAGGCGGAATCGGACTCGCTCTATGCGATCAAATCCACGTACAATACGGCGTACTAAAATACGTTCATAACGGTCCTTGGGGACAGGCCTGGTGGGTCGCTCCTCAGTTCATACTTGCGACTTTTTTTATGTATATAGGCGCGCTCTTGTTTCGAAAAGAGATCGGCGCATTCAAAGGAAAAGAATTTTCCATTTCGGTTCTATGGTTTGTCGCGGCATACTTCGCAAGCGGACTTTTCGCCGTCTGGCCGTATTCATTAGCGACGAGTTATTTCCTTTTTTGGGTTATAAGAATCTATTTCAATGAGGAAAAACTTCAGCTGGCTCTTTTCTCCGTAGTTCTTGCCGTTTCGGGAACGCTGATGGAAGGTTTGATATCCAGGGCGGGACTCTTTGTCTATACACAACCCGATTATCTTTTGGTACCGGTTTGGCTTCCCGGCTTATATCTACACGGAGCGCCGCTCATTTGGAGTCTCGTGTCCTGGATTCGCAAATGA
- the rpsI gene encoding 30S ribosomal protein S9, whose translation MAPAVKEIWAVGRRKTSVARVKIKEGSGKITVNHKDIKEYLQNRKSIIDEAIRPLTLLNVTDKYDLNLNVSGGGITGQVGAIRHALARAICRIKPEFRPAVKKEGFLTRDPRMVERKKYGLHKARRGTQFSKR comes from the coding sequence ATGGCACCCGCAGTAAAAGAAATCTGGGCAGTAGGAAGAAGAAAAACCTCCGTTGCACGTGTGAAAATCAAAGAAGGTTCCGGTAAAATCACCGTAAACCACAAAGATATCAAAGAATATCTTCAAAACCGCAAATCTATCATCGACGAAGCGATTCGCCCTCTGACTCTTCTGAACGTTACCGATAAGTATGATCTTAACCTAAACGTTTCCGGCGGTGGAATCACAGGCCAAGTCGGCGCAATTCGTCACGCACTCGCAAGAGCGATCTGCAGAATCAAACCGGAGTTCCGTCCAGCCGTTAAAAAAGAAGGATTCCTGACTCGGGATCCAAGAATGGTGGAAAGAAAGAAATACGGTCTTCACAAAGCGAGAAGAGGAACACAGTTCTCCAAACGTTAA
- the rplM gene encoding 50S ribosomal protein L13, producing MSVLSKAHKTPSLTKENAVKGWFVVDAEGKTLGRLVSGIAARLRGKHKATFTPNQDCGDNIIVINASKVKVTGNKETQKKYYHHSRYPGGMTETTFKDLIAKQPEKIIYEAVKGMLPKSKLGDKMLTHCKIFPGAEHNLQAQKPVKLEF from the coding sequence ATGTCAGTATTATCAAAAGCACATAAAACTCCTTCTCTTACGAAAGAAAACGCCGTCAAAGGCTGGTTCGTAGTGGATGCGGAAGGAAAAACGCTCGGAAGACTTGTTTCCGGGATTGCCGCCAGACTTCGCGGAAAACACAAAGCAACTTTTACTCCGAACCAAGATTGTGGAGACAACATCATTGTTATCAATGCTTCTAAAGTGAAAGTAACTGGTAACAAAGAAACTCAGAAAAAGTATTATCATCACTCTCGTTATCCAGGTGGGATGACTGAAACTACTTTCAAAGATCTCATTGCAAAACAGCCCGAAAAAATTATCTATGAGGCTGTAAAGGGTATGCTTCCTAAGAGCAAACTCGGAGATAAAATGCTCACCCACTGCAAAATTTTTCCGGGTGCGGAACACAATCTCCAGGCTCAAAAGCCTGTGAAACTCGAATTCTAA